A window of the Rhodoferax sp. GW822-FHT02A01 genome harbors these coding sequences:
- a CDS encoding XRE family transcriptional regulator: MAIQAARLPHPDDPATDDAQPSAFDPEASIGEQLRDLRKARNLTLKEVSQAAGISVGYLSQLERNHSRLPIGVLKKISDVLGVHMNWFFQQSNDGVAAERDIVVRANNRRRMSFTGLGITEELLSPNLSGPLELLISSIAPGADSEDYSHDGAEAGLVLAGTLELWVSGRHFTLNAGDSFSFKSTEVHRCANHGKDTTQVLWVITPPHY, from the coding sequence ATGGCCATTCAAGCAGCCCGCCTGCCCCATCCCGACGACCCTGCGACTGACGATGCGCAGCCGTCTGCATTCGACCCGGAGGCGTCGATTGGCGAACAGCTGCGCGACCTGCGCAAGGCACGCAATCTGACGCTCAAGGAGGTGTCGCAGGCCGCGGGCATTTCGGTGGGTTACCTGAGCCAGTTGGAGCGCAACCATTCGCGTCTGCCCATAGGCGTGCTCAAGAAGATCAGCGATGTGCTGGGTGTGCACATGAACTGGTTCTTCCAGCAAAGCAACGATGGTGTGGCCGCCGAACGCGATATCGTGGTGCGCGCCAACAACCGGCGCCGTATGTCGTTCACCGGCCTGGGCATCACTGAAGAGCTGCTGTCACCCAACCTGAGCGGACCTCTGGAATTGCTGATCAGCTCCATCGCCCCCGGTGCCGACAGCGAGGACTACAGCCACGATGGCGCCGAGGCCGGACTGGTGTTGGCTGGCACGCTGGAGCTGTGGGTATCGGGCCGGCACTTCACGCTGAACGCGGGCGACAGTTTCTCCTTCAAAAGCACCGAGGTGCACCGCTGTGCCAACCATGGCAAGGACACGACCCAGGTACTGTGGGTGATCACGCCGCCGCACTACTGA
- the katG gene encoding catalase/peroxidase HPI: MSKEAQCPFPHAAQKTATAAAPSNADWWPHQIKLGILHQHAAESNPMGADFDYAQEFKSLDLHAVVKDLHALMVDSQDWWPADWGHYGGLMIRMAWHSAGTYRVGDGRGGAGSGNQRFAPLNSWPDNGNLDKARRLLWPIKQKYGRKLSWADLIILAGNVALESMGFKTFGFAGGRVDIWEPEQDVYWGSEKAWLATSDKENSRYSGDRNLENPLAAVQMGLIYVNPEGPDGKPDPVASGRDVRETFARMAMNDEETVALVAGGHTFGKAHGAGDPALVGPEPEGAPIEEQGLGWINKFGTGKGVHTTTSGIEGAWKPNPTTWDNGYFDMLFGYEWELTKSPAGAHQWVARNVKPEHMIPDAHDASKKHPPMMTTADMSLRMDPVYEKISRRFHQDPAAFADAFARAWFKLTHRDMGPRARYLGPLVPQEELIWQDPIPAVNHALVNEQDVAGLKAQVLASGLTVAQLVATAWASASTFRGSDKRGGANGARIRLAPQKDWAVNQSAELQEVLRKLEGIQQQFNSAQSGGKQISLADLIVLAGNAAVEAAASAAGQTVTVPFAPGRMDASQAQTDVESFAVLEPQADGFRNYTRAGLEDAAAELLLDKAQQLTLTAPEMTVLVGGLRVLGANAGHTPHGVFTSRAGALHNDFFVNLLDMRTKWSRSSTAGVFEGRDRSTGVVRWTGTVADLVFGSNAQLRALAEVYAASDAEQKFVHDFVAAWTKVMSLDRFDLA, translated from the coding sequence ATGTCAAAAGAAGCCCAATGTCCTTTTCCACACGCTGCCCAAAAGACAGCCACAGCCGCTGCGCCATCCAACGCTGACTGGTGGCCTCATCAGATCAAGCTTGGAATCCTGCATCAGCATGCGGCAGAGTCCAACCCCATGGGGGCAGACTTCGATTACGCGCAGGAGTTCAAGAGCCTGGACTTGCATGCCGTGGTCAAGGACCTGCATGCGTTGATGGTGGATTCGCAGGACTGGTGGCCTGCGGACTGGGGTCACTACGGCGGCCTCATGATCCGCATGGCCTGGCACTCTGCCGGCACCTACCGCGTGGGCGACGGCCGTGGCGGTGCGGGCAGTGGCAACCAACGCTTTGCTCCGCTCAATAGCTGGCCCGACAACGGCAACCTCGACAAGGCGCGTCGCCTGCTCTGGCCCATCAAGCAGAAGTACGGGCGCAAGCTCTCCTGGGCCGACCTCATCATCCTGGCCGGCAACGTGGCGCTGGAATCCATGGGCTTCAAGACCTTCGGCTTTGCCGGTGGCCGCGTCGACATCTGGGAGCCTGAGCAGGACGTCTACTGGGGTTCGGAGAAAGCCTGGCTAGCCACCAGCGACAAGGAAAACAGCCGCTACAGCGGGGACCGCAATCTGGAGAATCCATTGGCCGCGGTGCAGATGGGTCTCATCTATGTGAACCCCGAGGGCCCCGATGGAAAGCCCGATCCGGTGGCATCCGGCCGCGACGTGCGTGAGACCTTTGCCCGCATGGCCATGAACGATGAGGAAACGGTGGCCCTGGTGGCCGGCGGCCATACCTTCGGCAAGGCCCACGGCGCCGGTGACCCGGCTCTGGTCGGCCCCGAACCTGAAGGCGCCCCTATCGAGGAACAAGGCCTGGGCTGGATCAATAAGTTTGGCACTGGCAAAGGTGTGCACACCACCACCAGCGGTATCGAGGGCGCCTGGAAGCCCAACCCCACGACCTGGGACAACGGCTACTTCGATATGCTGTTCGGTTACGAATGGGAGCTGACCAAGAGCCCTGCCGGCGCCCACCAGTGGGTCGCCCGCAACGTCAAGCCGGAGCACATGATTCCCGACGCGCACGACGCCAGCAAGAAGCACCCGCCCATGATGACCACGGCTGACATGTCGCTGCGCATGGACCCGGTGTACGAGAAGATTTCGCGTCGCTTTCACCAGGACCCCGCAGCGTTTGCCGATGCCTTTGCCCGCGCCTGGTTCAAGCTCACCCACAGGGACATGGGGCCGCGCGCCCGCTATCTGGGTCCTCTGGTTCCCCAGGAAGAACTGATCTGGCAGGACCCCATTCCGGCAGTCAACCACGCGCTGGTGAATGAACAGGATGTTGCTGGACTCAAGGCCCAGGTGCTGGCCAGCGGCCTTACCGTTGCCCAATTGGTCGCTACCGCATGGGCATCGGCCTCTACGTTCCGCGGCAGTGACAAGCGTGGTGGAGCCAATGGCGCCCGCATCCGCCTGGCGCCGCAGAAAGATTGGGCCGTCAACCAATCCGCAGAGTTGCAAGAAGTGCTGCGCAAGCTCGAAGGCATTCAGCAGCAGTTCAACAGCGCGCAGTCCGGCGGCAAGCAGATCTCGCTGGCGGACCTCATCGTGCTGGCGGGCAATGCGGCCGTAGAGGCCGCAGCCAGCGCCGCCGGTCAGACTGTGACGGTACCGTTTGCACCGGGTCGTATGGACGCCAGTCAGGCACAGACCGATGTGGAATCTTTTGCCGTGCTGGAGCCGCAGGCAGATGGATTTCGCAACTACACGCGTGCCGGTCTGGAAGATGCGGCCGCCGAGTTGCTGCTGGACAAGGCCCAACAGCTCACGCTGACGGCGCCGGAGATGACGGTGTTGGTAGGCGGCCTGCGCGTCCTGGGCGCCAACGCAGGTCACACCCCGCACGGTGTGTTCACCTCCCGGGCCGGAGCACTGCACAACGACTTTTTCGTGAACCTGCTCGACATGCGCACCAAGTGGAGCAGGTCGTCTACTGCGGGCGTGTTTGAAGGGCGTGATCGCAGCACAGGGGTGGTGAGGTGGACCGGAACGGTGGCCGATCTGGTCTTTGGCTCCAATGCCCAACTGCGCGCGCTGGCCGAGGTCTACGCCGCCAGCGATGCAGAGCAGAAGTTCGTGCACGACTTCGTGGCCGCCTGGACCAAGGTCATGAGTCTGGATCGCTTCGACCTCGCCTGA